From Marmota flaviventris isolate mMarFla1 chromosome X, mMarFla1.hap1, whole genome shotgun sequence, the proteins below share one genomic window:
- the LOC114081958 gene encoding melanoma-associated antigen 10-like, giving the protein MPHFQWNQSSKPGGDPQAKREVLDLMGLQVPADEEKEATVTASFSTLIPTIPREVPAAGPLIGPQSPERASSPPAAMAPNPWSQSIEGSSSQREEDPFPWHNLEDRESLLRNALDEKMADLVQFLLLKYRMREHTTKAEMLSSVIKNYWEHFSVIFNVATECMQLVFGIDIKEVDPSGHSYAITNALDLTYDGMLGDDQSMPKTGLLIIILFVIFMEGNSVSSEIVWEALSVMGVYAGREHFIYGGPRKLVTEDLVHEQYLEYRQMPGSDPACYEFLWGPRAHAETSKMKVLEYLARINGSEPRSYPSLYEEALRDEENCAHV; this is encoded by the coding sequence ATGCCTCATTTCCAGTGGAATCAGTCCTCCAAGCCAGGGGGAGACCCTCAAGCCAAAAGAGAGGTGCTAGACCTGATGGGTTTGCAGGTTCCTGCAGATGAGGAGAAGGAGGCCACTGTCACTGCCTCCTTCTCTACTCTGATCCCCACCATACCAAGAGAGGTGCCTGCTGCTGGGCCACTAATTGGTCCACAGAGTCCTGAGAGAGCCTCCTCTCCCCCTGCTGCCATGGCTCCCAATCCATGGAGCCAATCCATTGAGGGCTCCAGCAGCCAAAGAGAGGAGGATCCATTCCCCTGGCATAACCTGGAAGACCGTGAGTCCTTGCTGCGAAATGCACTGGATGAGAAGATGGCTGACTTGGTGCAGTTCCTGCTTCTGAAGTATCGAATGAGGGAGCATACCACCAAGGCAGAAATGCTGAGTAGCGTCATCAAAAATTACTGGGAGCACTTCTCTGTGATCTTTAATGTAGCCACTGAATGCATGCAGCTAGTGTTTGGCATTGATATAAAGGAAGTGGACCCCTCTGGCCACTCTTATGCCATTACCAATGCTTTGGATCTCACCTATGATGGGATGCTGGGTGATGACCAGAGCATGCCCAAGACAGGCCTCCTGATAATCATTTTGTTTGTAATCTTCATGGAGGGCAACAGTGTCAGTTCAGAGATTGTCTGGGAAGCACTAAGTGTGATGGGGGTATATGCTGGGAGGGAACACTTCATATATGGGGGTCCCAGGAAGCTTGTCACTGAAGATTTAGTGCATGAGCAGTACCTAGAATATCGCCAGATGCCTGGTAGTGATCCTGCTTGCTATGAGTTCCTTTGGGGTCCAAGAGCCCATGCTGAAACCAGCAAGATGAAAGTCTTGGAGTATTTGGCCAGAATCAATGGTAGTGAGCCCAGGTCCTATCCATCCCTGTATGAAGAGGCTTTGAGAGATGAGGAAAATTGTGCCCATGTATGA